The proteins below are encoded in one region of Acidithiobacillus ferrooxidans ATCC 23270:
- a CDS encoding thioredoxin fold domain-containing protein, which translates to MTIVHAVQTLARSLAIGGVILTTSVGIAQGATAATDHDLDYWQALSHTRYIEEGSKGPILYDFLDPNCPYCHQTYVWLQNPIDGGQLRVRFVIVGFLSPSSKGKAAAILAAPKPLAALRRTEKGFAMTPNGPEGGIKPADAAVVANVLNQLQFNQSRLDGKESELFGMEGAAVPFLVYQRGKKIHYLLGPPDNAQWKDLLDAS; encoded by the coding sequence ATGACGATTGTTCACGCAGTTCAGACCCTGGCTCGTTCGCTGGCGATTGGCGGAGTCATCCTGACCACGAGCGTCGGCATCGCCCAGGGGGCGACAGCGGCCACCGATCATGATCTCGACTACTGGCAAGCCCTGAGCCACACCCGCTACATCGAAGAAGGCAGCAAGGGGCCCATCCTCTATGATTTTCTGGATCCCAACTGTCCCTATTGCCATCAGACTTATGTCTGGCTACAAAATCCCATCGATGGTGGACAATTGCGCGTGCGCTTCGTCATCGTCGGTTTCCTGTCGCCCAGCAGCAAGGGCAAGGCTGCAGCCATTCTCGCGGCACCCAAACCCCTGGCCGCCCTCCGGCGGACGGAAAAAGGTTTTGCCATGACCCCAAACGGTCCGGAAGGTGGCATCAAGCCTGCCGACGCCGCAGTGGTCGCCAATGTGCTGAACCAGCTTCAATTCAACCAGTCCCGTCTCGATGGCAAGGAATCCGAACTTTTTGGGATGGAAGGTGCCGCGGTGCCTTTTCTGGTCTACCAGCGGGGCAAAAAAATCCATTACCTCTTAGGCCCGCCCGATAACGCACAATGGAAAGACCTACTCGACGCTTCTTGA
- a CDS encoding type II toxin-antitoxin system RatA family toxin → MHHICKTAVLPYSAAQIFALIEDIRAYPQFLPWCGRTRIIQSKEDEVVAEITISHGAFGKSFTTKNRYQRPKMAEVRLVNGPFRFLEGLWQLELDARGTKVTLDMRFEFASRLLGAFLEPIFKQAAETMVQRFAQRARAVYGPPRALEAQESGDVPHSGHP, encoded by the coding sequence ATGCATCATATTTGTAAGACCGCCGTGCTGCCTTACAGTGCGGCGCAGATTTTTGCCCTGATAGAGGATATCCGCGCTTATCCGCAATTTTTACCCTGGTGTGGGCGAACCCGGATCATCCAGTCGAAAGAGGATGAAGTGGTTGCCGAGATCACCATCTCCCACGGCGCTTTTGGCAAATCCTTCACCACCAAAAATCGTTATCAGCGGCCCAAGATGGCGGAGGTGCGGCTGGTCAATGGTCCCTTCCGCTTTCTGGAAGGGCTCTGGCAACTGGAACTGGACGCCAGGGGCACCAAAGTAACCCTGGATATGCGTTTCGAGTTCGCGTCCCGGTTGCTGGGCGCATTTCTGGAACCCATATTCAAGCAGGCGGCGGAAACCATGGTGCAACGCTTCGCTCAACGTGCGCGGGCCGTATATGGCCCGCCGCGCGCGTTGGAGGCACAGGAATCTGGGGACGTCCCCCACTCCGGCCACCCCTAA
- a CDS encoding outer membrane protein assembly factor BamE, whose protein sequence is MRSFRLIILLTFCALPLGACSIYRVDVQQGNVITAKELAELHPGMDKLQVRAILGSPLLQNPWHPHQWVYAYSFKPAYGNTEVRKVLVLFDKDDKLTGVQGDVRSTTPTTAATAS, encoded by the coding sequence ATGAGAAGCTTCCGCCTGATTATTTTGCTTACTTTCTGTGCCCTGCCGCTTGGCGCCTGCAGTATTTACCGCGTCGATGTGCAACAGGGCAATGTCATCACCGCCAAGGAGCTGGCTGAACTGCACCCGGGTATGGATAAGCTGCAGGTGCGCGCCATCCTTGGCTCGCCACTCCTGCAGAACCCTTGGCATCCCCATCAGTGGGTGTATGCCTACAGCTTCAAGCCGGCCTATGGCAATACGGAGGTCCGCAAGGTTCTGGTGCTTTTTGACAAGGACGACAAGCTGACCGGCGTGCAGGGAGACGTACGGAGCACCACGCCGACGACAGCGGCCACTGCGTCTTAG
- a CDS encoding ArnT family glycosyltransferase, with product MSERRQGTFLFQALILFLFAFWLLAFHTGNSSLWDIDEPNNAQALKEMMVHHNLVVPTFNAALRPDKPILNYWLMWAGVHVLGMNSWGLRIGSVAMGALLVFYLALALRRPYGEQTALLAGLLAATALHSQIIFRAAVPDPLLILFVTIALVSYLRGYLYPEKAERDYLIAYAAMGLATLAKGPIGFLLPGLVIVVFLLLRRELPDLWRRGRLAWGIPLFLVVTLPWYLAVGMETHWAWDRLFIDQQNIDRYAAAMQGHWGPIYYYLFTMALALLPWTIFLPQTIAEIWQRRTTLLQQAPADTFMLVWVVVWVAFFSLGATKLPNYVWEAYPPLFVLIAARLYRALNGTEPLGRRGVILSLVALLLVGFVLTALGAWLVPEKIPPLGGMAYLGLPYIAAAMLGLFFAWRGLLLPVISSLGAGAVALTACLVLLAMPALDALKPSVTMGRMIRASVGARPYAIATWQWFEPSFLFYAGRGAMRVHQLKNPQEIRRVVADGHGTAYLALPTRDVPALRTGLPGALHVQELYSGYELYSRQHIALLRIESPISLEKNGS from the coding sequence ATGTCTGAACGGCGTCAAGGGACTTTTCTCTTTCAGGCGCTGATTCTGTTCCTTTTTGCCTTCTGGCTGTTGGCCTTTCATACCGGAAATTCCAGCCTCTGGGACATCGATGAGCCCAATAATGCCCAGGCTCTGAAAGAAATGATGGTGCATCACAACCTGGTGGTCCCCACATTCAACGCAGCACTGCGTCCCGACAAGCCCATCCTCAATTACTGGTTGATGTGGGCCGGGGTACACGTGCTGGGAATGAACAGTTGGGGCCTGCGTATCGGCTCGGTGGCCATGGGGGCGCTGCTGGTATTCTATCTGGCGCTGGCCTTGCGTCGCCCCTATGGGGAGCAGACTGCGCTGCTGGCCGGACTACTGGCTGCCACAGCCCTCCATAGCCAGATCATCTTCCGGGCCGCAGTGCCGGATCCTCTGTTGATTCTCTTTGTCACTATCGCACTGGTTTCCTACCTGCGGGGTTATCTTTACCCGGAAAAAGCGGAGCGCGACTATCTGATCGCCTACGCAGCGATGGGGTTGGCGACCCTGGCCAAAGGCCCCATAGGCTTCCTCCTGCCCGGCCTTGTCATTGTGGTTTTCCTGCTGCTGCGCCGGGAGCTGCCGGATCTTTGGCGCCGCGGCCGCCTGGCGTGGGGTATACCACTGTTTTTGGTCGTCACCCTGCCCTGGTATCTGGCGGTGGGTATGGAGACCCATTGGGCCTGGGATCGCCTGTTCATTGATCAGCAGAACATCGATCGCTACGCCGCCGCCATGCAGGGGCATTGGGGTCCGATTTACTATTATCTTTTCACCATGGCGTTGGCGCTGCTGCCCTGGACGATTTTTCTGCCGCAGACCATTGCGGAAATCTGGCAGCGACGGACCACGCTGCTGCAACAGGCACCCGCTGATACCTTCATGCTGGTCTGGGTCGTTGTCTGGGTTGCCTTTTTCAGCCTCGGCGCCACCAAGCTCCCCAATTACGTCTGGGAGGCCTACCCCCCCCTCTTTGTCCTCATTGCGGCGCGCCTTTACCGGGCGTTGAACGGGACGGAGCCCCTCGGTCGCCGCGGTGTCATCCTGTCCCTCGTGGCTTTATTGCTGGTGGGCTTCGTCCTGACGGCCCTGGGGGCCTGGCTGGTACCGGAAAAAATTCCGCCCCTGGGCGGCATGGCCTATCTGGGCCTGCCCTATATCGCCGCGGCAATGCTCGGCCTGTTTTTCGCTTGGCGAGGCCTGCTGCTGCCGGTCATCAGCAGTCTCGGAGCAGGCGCGGTAGCCCTCACAGCCTGCCTGGTATTGCTGGCCATGCCCGCCCTGGATGCCTTGAAACCCTCGGTGACCATGGGCCGCATGATCCGCGCCAGTGTGGGCGCACGGCCCTACGCCATCGCGACCTGGCAGTGGTTTGAGCCCAGTTTTCTCTTTTATGCCGGGCGTGGCGCCATGCGCGTGCATCAGTTGAAAAACCCGCAGGAGATCCGGCGCGTCGTTGCCGATGGCCACGGCACCGCCTATCTCGCCCTGCCGACCCGCGATGTACCGGCCCTGCGGACAGGCCTACCCGGAGCGTTGCATGTACAGGAACTCTACTCGGGTTATGAACTCTATAGCCGGCAGCATATCGCCCTGTTGCGCATCGAGTCCCCCATATCTCTGGAGAAAAACGGATCATGA
- a CDS encoding phospholipase D-like domain-containing protein produces MPKLLPDHFAAHRQRRWEPIPEAVLLSEMPAIAEWLEQRLRDAHNEILFENYIFAGGDWPRRVVRILCDKAAAGVEVYITLDALGSRSFPGAWAAELRAAGARLHWYHHLQTKGLEKRLRRSHRRIIVVDGEWAAVGGFAIADDWLTGVPGTVPYREMLFACRGHLAEQGRQVFFRHRPESLPSPGTAASFPSDTLWWGFGRFVEGAPPKNLAVRRRLLAAIRAAHRSIWIATPYFNPDPIVLRAVYHAVQRGVDVRLLLAGRITDHPLLRFGIQAYYQKLMRRGVHIYEYEGAFLHAKYLLVDDSWASIGSANLDFLSLWFNHELNLELRAPLAALLLHTLFLREFAQARNIDPEPWRKRPRWRRVVEWFLVRIDRWVQAHALGQRRY; encoded by the coding sequence GTGCCGAAGCTGTTGCCCGACCATTTCGCGGCGCATCGCCAAAGACGCTGGGAGCCCATTCCCGAAGCCGTGCTGCTGAGCGAGATGCCGGCTATCGCCGAATGGCTGGAGCAGCGCCTGCGCGACGCGCACAACGAGATTCTCTTTGAGAACTATATTTTTGCCGGAGGCGACTGGCCCCGGCGTGTCGTGCGTATCCTCTGTGACAAGGCGGCGGCTGGGGTGGAGGTCTATATCACCCTGGACGCTCTGGGCAGCCGCAGCTTTCCGGGTGCCTGGGCGGCTGAGTTGCGCGCCGCCGGTGCCCGGTTACACTGGTACCATCACCTGCAAACCAAAGGGCTGGAAAAAAGGCTGCGACGCAGCCACCGACGCATCATCGTGGTGGATGGTGAGTGGGCTGCGGTCGGTGGTTTTGCGATTGCGGATGACTGGCTCACCGGCGTTCCCGGCACCGTGCCTTATCGTGAGATGCTCTTTGCCTGTCGTGGCCACCTGGCGGAACAAGGCCGCCAGGTTTTTTTTCGTCATCGCCCCGAGTCGCTTCCGTCGCCGGGCACGGCGGCATCCTTCCCCTCCGATACCTTGTGGTGGGGTTTCGGCCGTTTCGTAGAGGGGGCGCCGCCGAAAAATCTGGCGGTGCGTCGCCGTCTGCTCGCCGCCATCCGTGCGGCGCATCGCAGTATCTGGATCGCTACTCCCTATTTCAATCCCGATCCTATCGTCCTGCGGGCGGTGTATCATGCCGTTCAACGGGGCGTCGACGTCAGGCTTCTGCTCGCCGGTAGAATCACCGATCATCCGCTTTTGCGATTCGGGATTCAGGCGTACTATCAAAAGCTGATGCGCAGAGGGGTGCATATATACGAATATGAGGGTGCCTTTCTGCATGCGAAATATCTGTTGGTGGATGATTCCTGGGCATCCATCGGCTCCGCGAATCTCGATTTTCTGAGCCTGTGGTTCAACCATGAACTGAACCTGGAGCTGCGTGCTCCCCTCGCGGCGCTGTTGCTGCATACCCTGTTTTTACGTGAGTTCGCCCAGGCGCGGAACATCGACCCGGAGCCCTGGCGCAAACGGCCCCGCTGGCGGCGGGTCGTGGAATGGTTTTTGGTACGGATAGACCGATGGGTGCAGGCGCATGCGCTGGGGCAGCGCCGATATTGA
- the smpB gene encoding SsrA-binding protein SmpB: MSSTIALNREAKHEYFIEERFEAGMVLQGWEVKSLRANRLTLKDSYIIVKNAELWLLGAHISPLPTASTHINPDPTRTRKLLMHREQINRMIGSVERKGFTIVPLAMYWKQGRAKVEIALVKGKQEHDKRATVKDREWQRDKARIMKGGARDV; encoded by the coding sequence ATGAGCAGCACCATCGCCCTCAATCGCGAGGCGAAACATGAATACTTTATTGAAGAGCGCTTTGAAGCCGGCATGGTCTTACAGGGCTGGGAGGTGAAGTCGCTGCGTGCCAACCGGCTCACTCTCAAAGACAGTTATATCATCGTCAAAAATGCGGAACTCTGGTTGCTGGGCGCGCACATCAGTCCACTGCCTACCGCCAGCACCCATATAAACCCTGACCCGACACGCACCCGCAAGCTGCTGATGCACAGGGAACAGATCAATCGCATGATCGGTAGTGTCGAGCGCAAGGGCTTTACGATCGTGCCCCTGGCCATGTACTGGAAGCAAGGCCGTGCCAAAGTGGAAATCGCACTGGTGAAGGGCAAACAGGAGCACGACAAACGTGCCACGGTCAAAGACCGGGAATGGCAGCGGGACAAGGCGCGCATCATGAAGGGCGGGGCGCGGGATGTCTGA
- a CDS encoding disulfide bond formation protein B: MSPARLSGLIAVLVASAAAGAFVLVLWLQFARGYEPCSLCVYQRLANVAVLLIVVMGFFWAGAARRGLWMLASVYALAGAGLAGWQWHLSAIASHAPEACTAVDIFPSGGSFGPWGKEAASVFSGQGSCAAAGARTLAGWPVTHWSLVFFLTCAVLLWLAQWLSGRQDRR; the protein is encoded by the coding sequence TTGAGCCCAGCGAGGCTATCCGGCCTGATCGCGGTGCTAGTGGCGAGCGCAGCGGCCGGTGCCTTTGTCCTGGTCCTCTGGCTGCAATTCGCACGGGGCTATGAACCGTGCAGTCTCTGTGTGTATCAGCGCCTAGCCAATGTCGCCGTGCTGCTCATCGTCGTGATGGGATTTTTCTGGGCGGGTGCGGCACGGCGCGGATTGTGGATGCTGGCCAGTGTCTATGCCCTGGCGGGCGCAGGGCTTGCCGGGTGGCAATGGCATCTCAGCGCGATCGCAAGCCACGCACCAGAGGCATGCACAGCAGTGGATATCTTCCCGAGTGGGGGCAGTTTCGGACCTTGGGGCAAAGAGGCAGCCTCGGTCTTCTCGGGACAGGGCTCCTGCGCCGCCGCCGGAGCCCGCACCCTGGCGGGATGGCCCGTTACGCACTGGAGTCTGGTCTTTTTCCTCACCTGCGCCGTACTGCTGTGGCTTGCCCAATGGCTTTCCGGACGGCAGGACAGGCGTTAG
- the fur gene encoding ferric iron uptake transcriptional regulator, producing MIDERMNSDELKRAGLKATLPRLKILRIFEDSDARHLTAEEIYRLLLETGEEVGLATVYRVLTQFEMAGLVRRHHFEGDKAVFELNETGHHDHMVCTACGKVLEFFDEMLEARQRELAANRGFFISDHSLYLYGTCLGMQDVGICSLRDDDAPGASTD from the coding sequence ATGATCGACGAACGAATGAACAGCGATGAATTGAAGCGCGCCGGCCTCAAGGCGACCCTGCCGCGGCTGAAGATACTTCGCATTTTTGAGGACAGCGACGCACGGCATCTTACTGCCGAGGAAATCTACCGGCTGTTGCTGGAGACCGGTGAAGAAGTGGGCCTGGCGACAGTCTATCGAGTGCTTACGCAGTTTGAAATGGCCGGATTGGTGCGAAGGCACCACTTTGAGGGCGATAAGGCGGTCTTTGAGCTCAATGAAACCGGCCACCACGATCATATGGTGTGTACTGCCTGTGGTAAGGTACTGGAGTTTTTCGATGAGATGCTGGAGGCCCGGCAGCGGGAACTCGCTGCGAACCGGGGCTTCTTTATCAGCGACCACAGCCTCTATCTCTATGGCACCTGTCTTGGCATGCAGGACGTGGGGATTTGTTCACTAAGGGACGACGATGCACCCGGAGCCAGCACGGATTAG